Proteins from a genomic interval of Sporolactobacillus sp. Y61:
- a CDS encoding NAD(P)/FAD-dependent oxidoreductase has product MTENKEIFDTTIIGGGPIGLFSAFYAGLRQMKVRLIESLPQVGGQLKALYPEKTIFDVAGFPSIKAKELVSVLTKQTLQFDPAVILGQKVEKLKRLPNGVIELQTKKGEKYLSRTVIITAGVGAFSPRLFKVENVKSYEHDNLYYYVHDIQQFAGQSVVILGGGDSAVDWANALEPIAAQVTVVHRRNAFRAHESSVRQMKQSNVKIATPFTAKAIVERGKTIEKLIINEVKGDREMELPLDDLIVNYGFVSELGPIKDWKLTLDKNSIIVNSKMETNIPGVYAAGDIVSYPGKVKLIATGFGEAPVAVNNAKHFIDPNARTQPMHSSSSRLFGQ; this is encoded by the coding sequence CCGGGCTGCGTCAAATGAAGGTCCGGTTGATTGAAAGCCTGCCACAAGTGGGCGGACAATTGAAGGCGCTCTATCCTGAGAAAACTATTTTTGACGTAGCAGGGTTTCCATCGATAAAGGCAAAAGAATTAGTCAGTGTTTTAACTAAACAGACTTTACAATTTGACCCAGCAGTTATTTTAGGCCAAAAAGTTGAAAAGTTAAAGCGATTGCCAAACGGTGTAATAGAGCTGCAGACAAAAAAAGGTGAAAAATATTTAAGTCGAACCGTAATTATTACTGCCGGTGTCGGTGCTTTTTCACCCCGACTATTCAAAGTTGAAAATGTGAAATCTTATGAACATGACAATCTTTATTATTATGTTCATGATATTCAGCAATTTGCTGGACAATCAGTTGTGATCCTCGGTGGGGGAGATTCTGCGGTTGACTGGGCAAATGCACTTGAGCCGATAGCGGCCCAGGTTACAGTGGTTCACCGACGCAATGCATTTCGTGCACATGAAAGCAGTGTACGTCAAATGAAGCAATCCAACGTTAAGATTGCCACTCCATTCACAGCAAAAGCGATCGTTGAGAGGGGGAAGACAATTGAAAAATTAATTATTAACGAAGTAAAAGGTGACCGAGAGATGGAGCTGCCACTTGATGATTTAATTGTCAATTATGGTTTTGTTTCTGAGCTTGGCCCGATAAAAGACTGGAAATTAACTCTTGATAAAAATTCAATTATTGTGAACTCAAAGATGGAAACCAATATACCAGGTGTTTACGCAGCTGGTGACATCGTCAGCTATCCTGGTAAGGTTAAATTGATTGCCACCGGTTTTGGAGAGGCACCGGTAGCAGTTAATAATGCTAAGCATTTTATTGATCCTAATGCACGGACGCAGCCAATGCACAGTTCAAGTAGCAGGCTTTTTGGTCAATGA
- a CDS encoding IS30 family transposase: protein MTQSKNSTAEHYQQLTPEERGAIEAYLNAGKSKAEISRLLHRSRSTISCEIRRGRVQQRNYDYLFVYRYYADTSQLFHERARQKCHSKGLEERCWLFFKMFTKALKRRPRIESVDSYIHVFKQAHPNKPCPSTPTVYRYIDQDRLDVKNIDLPAKLRRHVKTSHHNHSCKNKRLAGPSIEERSDVINDRKRFGDWEGDLVKGKRQASEPALLTLTERQLRYELIVKIPNYHADTCLKYLQNVVDKQPELFKTITFDNGSEFKLLDQVKGPQVYFAHPYSPWERGGNENQNGLIREYIPKGQSLHGFSKDAIAQVQEALNQKHRKALSYASAAELIEAALAS from the coding sequence ATGACCCAATCTAAGAATAGCACTGCCGAGCATTACCAACAACTCACACCAGAAGAAAGAGGCGCAATTGAAGCGTATTTGAACGCTGGTAAGTCAAAAGCCGAAATCAGCCGTCTGCTTCATCGCAGTCGCAGTACCATCTCTTGCGAAATCAGGCGGGGCAGGGTTCAACAGCGTAATTATGACTACCTCTTTGTCTATCGATACTACGCTGACACCAGCCAGCTCTTTCATGAACGGGCCCGTCAAAAGTGCCATTCTAAGGGCTTAGAAGAACGCTGCTGGTTGTTCTTCAAGATGTTCACAAAGGCGCTCAAACGGCGTCCGCGGATTGAAAGTGTGGACAGTTATATCCATGTCTTCAAACAGGCGCATCCAAACAAGCCCTGTCCATCAACGCCGACCGTTTACCGCTACATTGATCAAGACCGGTTAGACGTGAAGAACATTGATCTGCCGGCCAAACTGAGGCGTCATGTGAAAACCAGTCACCACAATCATTCATGTAAGAATAAGCGCCTGGCTGGCCCCTCAATTGAAGAACGGTCAGACGTCATCAACGACCGGAAACGCTTTGGCGACTGGGAAGGTGATCTGGTTAAAGGCAAGCGCCAGGCCAGTGAACCAGCTCTCCTGACGTTAACTGAACGACAGTTACGTTATGAACTGATTGTGAAGATTCCCAACTACCACGCTGACACCTGTTTGAAGTATCTTCAAAACGTTGTCGACAAGCAGCCTGAGCTCTTTAAGACCATCACCTTTGACAACGGTTCTGAGTTCAAACTCTTAGATCAAGTCAAGGGCCCTCAGGTCTACTTTGCCCACCCTTATTCACCCTGGGAACGAGGCGGTAACGAGAACCAGAACGGTCTGATCCGGGAGTACATCCCTAAAGGCCAGTCACTACATGGCTTCTCTAAAGATGCTATTGCTCAGGTTCAAGAGGCACTGAATCAGAAACACCGCAAGGCGCTCAGCTATGCTAGCGCCGCCGAGCTTATTGAGGCCGCGCTGGCAAGCTAG
- a CDS encoding helix-turn-helix transcriptional regulator — protein MIDKEMNKTQLKEAAQVSSNVIAKLGKDEPVSIETLVKICVALGVDIGDIISLEQK, from the coding sequence TTGATAGATAAAGAAATGAACAAAACTCAATTAAAAGAAGCAGCTCAAGTAAGTAGTAATGTCATCGCAAAGCTTGGTAAAGATGAGCCGGTTTCAATTGAAACTCTTGTTAAGATATGTGTTGCTTTAGGCGTTGATATTGGCGATATTATCAGTTTAGAGCAAAAATAA
- a CDS encoding histidine phosphatase family protein — protein MHIVFIRHAEPNYETVRQRRFIGHGIDLAGLSEKGVRQAEAVSKNEKLRTAQIILSSPYTRALQTAAIISKNTGLDIKVETDLHEWLPDTTFQYSGPEHFIELLKEVKQFKGEHNAACKYKWESYSQVKNRAVHVLEKYMDYQNIAVVTHGVLIRQFVNQERIPYCGLIETDMTN, from the coding sequence ATGCACATTGTATTTATCAGACACGCTGAACCAAATTATGAAACGGTTAGACAGCGTCGCTTTATTGGCCACGGAATAGATTTGGCCGGGCTATCGGAAAAAGGCGTTCGTCAGGCTGAAGCCGTTTCTAAAAATGAAAAGCTGAGAACAGCCCAAATCATTCTTTCTTCTCCTTACACACGAGCATTGCAGACAGCAGCAATCATCTCTAAAAATACAGGGCTGGATATAAAAGTCGAGACCGATTTGCATGAGTGGCTGCCGGATACAACATTTCAGTATTCCGGACCCGAACACTTTATAGAACTGTTGAAGGAAGTTAAACAATTTAAAGGCGAACATAATGCAGCCTGTAAATACAAATGGGAAAGCTATTCGCAGGTCAAAAACAGAGCAGTTCATGTACTGGAAAAATACATGGATTATCAGAACATAGCGGTTGTCACACACGGCGTATTAATTCGGCAATTTGTCAATCAAGAGCGAATTCCGTATTGCGGTTTGATCGAAACGGATATGACAAATTAA